One genomic segment of Lampris incognitus isolate fLamInc1 chromosome 2, fLamInc1.hap2, whole genome shotgun sequence includes these proteins:
- the thoc7 gene encoding THO complex subunit 7 homolog, whose product MGVVTDDEVIRKRLLIDGDGAGDDRRINVLLKSFTKWCHTPGSPEEGFTQYQRMLGTLAQCEFSMGKTLMVYDMNLREMENYEAIYASIEQNITAAHEKISECKKEIQRAKRIRKNRQEYDALAKVIQQHPDRHETLKQLEALDRELKHLSHIKENVDAKLELRKKQFHVLLSTIQELQQTLENDEKSDNDENNQESSTENGD is encoded by the exons ATGGGGGTTGTTACTGACG ATGAAGTGATTCGGAAACGTCTACTTATTGATGGCGACGGAGCAGGAGATGACCGGCGAATCAACGTGCTCCTCAAGAGTTTCACCAAATGGTGCCATACGCCTGGCTCTCCAGAAGAAGG ATTTACACAGTACCAGAGAATGCTGGGAACATTGGCTCAATGCGAATTTTCCATGGGAAAGACGTTGATGGTTTATGACATGAACCTTCGGGAAATGGAGAATTATGAAGCAATATATGCCAGCATAG AACAAAATATTACAGCTGCACATGAAAAGATATCAGAGTGCAAAAAGGAGATTCAGAGGGCAAAGAGAATTCGAAAGAATCGCCAAG AGTATGATGCTTTGGCCAAGGTTATCCAGCAACATCCTGATCGACATGAAACGCTAAA GCAATTGGAGGCTCTTGACAGAGAACTTAAGCATCTGTCGCACATAAAGGAAAATGTGGATGCAAAG TTGGAGTTGAGGAAGAAACAGTTTCACGTCCTTCTCAGTACTATACAGGAGTTGCAACAGACACTTGAGA ATGATGAAAAATCAGACAATGATGAAAACAACCAGGAAAGCTCCACAGAAAATGGTGACTGA
- the LOC130107720 gene encoding interferon-induced GTP-binding protein Mx-like gives MNTLNEHYEEKVRPCIDLIDSLRSLGVEKDLALPAIAVIGDQSSGKSSVLEALSGVALPRGSGIVTRCPLEIKMKRQKDGEKWYGKISYQEHEEEIDDPANVERKIREAQDEMAGVGVGISEDLISLEIASPDVPDLTLIDLPGIARVAVKGQPENIGEQIKRLIRKFIVKQETISLVVVPCNVDIATTEALKMAQEVDPDGERTLAILTKPDLVDKGTEETVVDIVHNEVIYLNKGYMIVRCRGQKEITDKVSLREATETERTFFRDHAHFGTLYDEGHATVPKLAEKLTLELVHHIEKSLPRLSEQIEEKLAQTQAELERYGTGPPTEAAERSAFLINKVTDFTRDAISLMTGEELNCGEKLNIFSKLRKEFIKWKVLLDMSGQNFNKKIEKETADYEEKYRGRELPGFINYKSFETMVKDQLKQLEEPAIKKLKDTADVIKKALIQLACTIFIGFPNLMKTAKAKIEGIKQEKEGIAESMLRIQFKMELIVYTQDSTYSSSLNHMMEEEEEEEEEEEEEEYEYEVQPKIKEQKHPKVSKFNISFYSADNGATLQQMMLHLKSYYHIASQRLADQIPLVIRYLMMQECASQLQCELLQMLQEKENMEFLLKEDLDIGSKRAALQSRLKRLMQARNYLVQF, from the exons GAATTGTTACAAGATGTCCTCTTGAAATAAAGATGAAGAGACAAAAAGATGGAGAGAAATGGTATGGAAAGATAAGCTATCAGGAACATGAAGAAGAGATTGACGACCCCGCAAATGTGGAGAGGAAGATTCGAGAAG CTCAGGATGAAATGGCTGGGGTCGGGGTGGGAATCAGTGAAGACCTCATCAGTCTGGAAATAGCCTCCCCTGATGTCCCCGACCTCACACTCATAGACCTGCCGGGTATTGCCAGGGTGGCAGTGAAGGGACAACCAGAGAACATTGGTGAACAG ATAAAGAGACTGATAAGGAAGTTCATCGTTAAGCAAGAGACCATCAGTTTGGTGGTTGTTCCATGCAATGTTGACATCGCAACTACAGAGGCTTTGAAGATGGCACAGGAGGTGGATCCTGATGGAGAAAGAACTCTTG ctaTCCTGACCAAGCCTGACCTGGTTGATAAAGGCACAGAGGAAACAGTGGTTGACATTGTACACAATGAGGTTATCTACCTGAATAAGGGCTACATGATCGTCAGGTGCAGGGGTCAGAAGGAGATCACAGACAAAGTGTCACTGAGAgaagcaacagagacagagagaacctTTTTCAGAGATCATGCACATTTTGG CACCCTCTATGACGAGGGCCATGCCACCGTCCCCAAACTGGCTGAGAAACTCACCCTGGAGCTGGTGCATCACATTGAG AAATCTCTGCCCCGACTATCAGAGCAGATTGAGGAGAAGCTAGCACAGACCCAAGCAGAATTGGAAAGATATGGAACTGGACCCCCTACTGAGGCTGCAGAGAGATCTGCCTTTCTCATCAAT AAAGTGACAGATTTTACCCGGGATGCTATCAGCCTGATGACAGGAGAAGAACTGAACTGTGGAGAAAAACTCAACATCTTTTCCAAACTCAGAAAGGAGTTTATAAAATGGAAGGTCCTTCTCGACATGTCAGGACAAAACT TCAACAAGAAAATTGAAAAAGAGACTGCTGACTATGAAGAAAAGTACCGAGGAAGAGAGCTGCCAGGGTTCATTAACTACAAGAGCTTTGAGACCATGGTGAAGGATCAGCTCAAACAGCTGGAAGAACCTGCGATCAAGAAACTGAAGGATACAGCAG ATGTAATTAAGAAGGCATTAATACAGCTGGCTTGTACCATCTTTATTGGATTTCCTAACCTCATGAAAACAGCCAAG GCCAAGATTGAAGGCATCAAGCAAGAGAAGGAGGGAATTGCTGAGTCTATGCTGAGAATTCAGTTCAAGATGGAGCTTATCGTTTATACCCAGGACAGTACATACAGCAGCAGTTTGAACCAtatgatggaggaggaggaggaggaggaggaggaggaggaggaggaggagtacgaGTACGAAGTACAACCTAAAATAAAAGAGCAGAAACACCCAAAAGTCTCAAAATTCAATATATCATTTTACAGCGCAGATAATGGTGCCACACTGCAGCAGATGATGCTGCACCTCAAATCCTATTACCAT ATTGCTAGCCAACGTTTGGCTGACCAGATCCCTCTGGTGATCCGTTACCTGATGATGCAGGAGTGCGCCTCTCAGCTTCAGTGCGAGTTGCTACAAATGCTGCAAGAGAAGGAGAATATGGAGTTCCTGCTCAAGGAGGATCTTGACATTGGCAGCAAGAGAGCAGCTTTGCAGAGTCGCCTTAAACGCCTCATGCAGGCTCGCAATTACCTGGTGCAGTTCTGA